In the Bacteroidota bacterium genome, one interval contains:
- a CDS encoding saccharopine dehydrogenase C-terminal domain-containing protein has protein sequence MKLTVLGAGPIGSAIACDLASRPEVTHVQVCDARSGTLHALKERLHNPKLRTVRVDVRDERALAPVLSGSTCVVGSGDASLNPKLAALAVGLGAHFCDLGGDDRAVQQELALHDTAARRSRWIVPNCGLAPGLVNVLVLHGLDRFDEVEAVTMRVGNIPVEAEAPLFHRLGYGVERLVMSYTTPAPAMEGGALRTVEPLTGLEAISFEAPFEDLEAFHTAGKLSTLPLDLQGRVQRLDYKTLRHPGHAAAMRAVLALGFGEDRSVDVRTHLSYRDLLTRRLRQRIGGTPHDAVLVRIRLDGRADGEARALTFELVDRYDEATGFTAMQRSTSFPAAAVAMLLATGVVPGGGAAPPERIVPPEPYFGDLAAHGLGLRQRWDDEPFEPVARSATAEA, from the coding sequence ATGAAGCTCACCGTCCTCGGTGCCGGCCCCATCGGGTCCGCGATTGCCTGCGACCTGGCCTCCCGGCCCGAGGTCACGCACGTCCAGGTGTGCGACGCGCGCAGCGGCACCTTGCACGCACTCAAGGAGCGCCTGCACAACCCCAAGCTGCGTACGGTCCGAGTGGACGTCCGCGACGAGCGTGCCCTCGCGCCGGTCCTGAGCGGGAGCACATGCGTGGTCGGTAGCGGCGACGCCTCACTCAACCCCAAGCTCGCGGCCCTCGCCGTCGGCCTCGGGGCGCACTTCTGCGACCTCGGCGGAGACGACCGGGCGGTGCAGCAAGAACTCGCGCTCCACGACACGGCTGCCCGCCGCTCGCGCTGGATCGTCCCGAACTGCGGCCTCGCGCCCGGCCTGGTCAACGTCCTCGTCCTCCACGGGCTCGACCGGTTCGACGAAGTGGAGGCCGTCACGATGCGCGTCGGCAACATCCCCGTCGAGGCCGAGGCACCGCTCTTTCACCGGCTCGGCTACGGGGTCGAGCGGCTCGTGATGAGCTACACGACCCCGGCTCCCGCCATGGAGGGTGGCGCGCTTCGGACCGTCGAGCCGCTGACCGGGCTGGAGGCGATTTCGTTCGAGGCTCCCTTCGAGGACCTGGAAGCCTTTCACACCGCCGGCAAGCTCTCGACGCTCCCGCTCGACCTCCAGGGGCGCGTGCAGCGGCTGGACTACAAGACGCTCCGGCACCCCGGCCACGCGGCGGCGATGCGCGCCGTGCTCGCCCTCGGCTTCGGCGAAGACCGGTCGGTCGATGTGCGGACGCACCTGAGCTACCGCGACCTGCTCACCCGCCGCCTCCGCCAGCGAATCGGCGGGACGCCGCACGACGCCGTCCTGGTCCGCATCCGGCTCGACGGCCGGGCAGACGGCGAGGCGCGGGCGCTCACGTTCGAGCTCGTCGACCGCTACGACGAGGCGACGGGCTTCACGGCCATGCAGCGCTCGACGAGTTTCCCGGCCGCCGCCGTTGCGATGCTGCTGGCGACCGGGGTCGTGCCCGGCGGCGGCGCAGCCCCGCCGGAGCGCATCGTCCCGCCGGAGCCGTACTTCGGCGACCTCGCCGCGCACGGCCTCGGCCTCCGCCAGCGGTGGGACGACGAGCCGTTCGAGCCAGTCGCCCGCTCTGCGACAGCGGAGGCGTGA
- a CDS encoding iron ABC transporter permease, whose protein sequence is MLTRRAALLLAVPVALVLVGYVLWPALQTFGLGIGHLGEFFGGWRSANVRALVNSVGISLATVAGASVVGTGLAWGLWRYGLYPTALRRALQAAAALPLALPPLVGVLAFLFLYGETGILPRALRDGLGLAEVPFGFDGLSAVWLVHVYAFYVYFFLFATAALRDLDASLLEASADLGASGWRAFRRVVLPLLRPALVGASLLVFMLSMASFTAPLLFAGTEPFLTVQIYNLKLNGDLALSAAVSTVLTAICLAFLFLLEAKPGRNLLGASKGTARPVQPIGGPAAWVAGVGVGVVLLFVVLPILTVGLISFADASSWTVEILPQRWTLANYASLFADPQFFDPIANSLQMATLATVLNVVFGVAVAVVIAQRTVPGRWLIRTLAVLPFAIPGTVIALNLIVTFSQPSPLSAGQVLVGSFWILPLAYFIRHIPLVVRATTAALEGFDERLTEASADLGASTWTTFRCVVWPAILPGVAAGTLLTFVASLGEFVSSIMLYVFGNRPISVEILAQLRLYEFGAAAAYSVLLMVLVGLSTLVLRFAGTRPG, encoded by the coding sequence GTGCTGACGCGCCGCGCTGCTCTCTTGCTCGCCGTGCCGGTGGCGCTCGTGCTCGTCGGGTACGTGCTGTGGCCGGCGTTGCAGACGTTTGGCCTCGGGATCGGGCACCTCGGCGAGTTCTTCGGTGGGTGGCGCTCGGCGAACGTGCGGGCGCTCGTCAACTCGGTCGGGATTTCGCTGGCGACGGTGGCGGGGGCGAGTGTGGTCGGGACCGGCCTCGCGTGGGGGCTGTGGCGCTACGGGCTGTACCCAACGGCACTCCGGCGGGCACTGCAGGCGGCGGCGGCGCTGCCACTCGCACTCCCGCCGCTCGTCGGCGTGCTGGCGTTTCTGTTTCTCTACGGTGAGACGGGCATCCTCCCGCGCGCGCTCCGCGACGGGCTGGGCCTCGCCGAGGTGCCATTCGGCTTCGACGGGCTGAGCGCGGTGTGGCTCGTCCACGTCTACGCCTTCTACGTCTACTTCTTCCTCTTCGCCACCGCCGCGCTACGCGACCTCGACGCGAGCCTGCTCGAGGCCTCGGCCGACCTCGGGGCGAGCGGGTGGCGGGCATTTCGGCGCGTCGTCCTCCCGCTCCTCCGGCCCGCGCTCGTCGGGGCGTCGCTGCTGGTGTTCATGCTCTCGATGGCGAGCTTCACGGCTCCCCTCCTCTTCGCCGGGACCGAGCCGTTTCTGACGGTGCAGATCTACAACCTCAAGCTCAACGGCGACCTCGCCCTCTCCGCCGCCGTCTCAACCGTTCTGACGGCGATCTGCCTCGCGTTCCTGTTTCTCCTTGAAGCGAAGCCGGGCCGCAACCTTCTCGGCGCGTCGAAGGGCACGGCGCGGCCGGTGCAGCCCATCGGCGGGCCGGCGGCGTGGGTGGCCGGCGTCGGCGTTGGGGTCGTCCTGCTGTTCGTCGTTCTTCCAATCCTGACCGTCGGGCTGATCTCATTTGCCGACGCGAGCAGTTGGACCGTCGAGATTCTGCCGCAGCGGTGGACGCTCGCCAACTACGCCTCGCTCTTCGCCGACCCACAGTTCTTCGACCCCATTGCCAACAGCCTCCAGATGGCGACGCTCGCGACGGTCCTAAACGTCGTCTTCGGGGTTGCGGTGGCGGTCGTGATCGCGCAGCGGACCGTGCCCGGGCGCTGGCTGATCCGCACACTCGCCGTCCTGCCGTTTGCGATCCCGGGCACCGTCATCGCGCTCAACCTCATCGTGACCTTCTCGCAGCCGTCGCCACTCTCGGCCGGGCAGGTCCTCGTCGGGAGTTTCTGGATCCTTCCGCTGGCCTACTTCATCCGCCACATCCCGCTCGTCGTCCGCGCGACGACCGCCGCACTCGAAGGTTTCGACGAGCGCCTGACCGAGGCCTCGGCCGACCTCGGGGCCTCGACGTGGACGACGTTCCGGTGCGTGGTGTGGCCGGCGATCCTGCCCGGCGTGGCGGCGGGAACGCTGCTCACGTTCGTCGCATCGCTCGGCGAGTTCGTCTCGTCGATCATGCTCTACGTCTTCGGTAACCGGCCGATCTCGGTCGAGATTCTGGCCCAGCTCCGGCTCTACGAGTTCGGCGCGGCAGCGGCCTACAGCGTGCTGCTGATGGTGCTCGTCGGACTCTCGACGCTGGTGCTCCGCTTCGCGGGCACGCGGCCGGGGTAA
- a CDS encoding SDR family NAD(P)-dependent oxidoreductase has product MTIDLAGKTVVLTGASGRLGRVLTRRLLKSGATVAGLDRSADAAADADRLHLFQADLVDEAAVQAAFGQVTEQLGAPDALVHTVGMWDGQPFAETSLADWETMLRVNLTSGFLCFREAVRQMDGRSGRLVGIASRQGAEGGVAEQAAYSASKAGIVRLVESVAAEYAGQGITAAAVAPSTILFEGDSGEGVSAEHVAERCAMLCSDAGAEHSGEVLRAYGA; this is encoded by the coding sequence ATGACTATTGACCTCGCAGGCAAAACCGTCGTCCTCACCGGAGCCTCGGGCCGCCTCGGCCGCGTGCTCACGCGCCGCCTCCTCAAGAGCGGCGCGACCGTCGCGGGCCTCGACCGCTCGGCGGACGCCGCCGCGGACGCCGACCGGCTGCACCTCTTCCAGGCGGACCTCGTCGATGAGGCGGCGGTGCAGGCGGCATTCGGCCAGGTCACGGAGCAGCTAGGCGCGCCGGACGCGCTCGTCCACACCGTCGGCATGTGGGACGGGCAGCCGTTTGCCGAGACCTCGCTGGCAGACTGGGAGACGATGCTGAGGGTCAACCTGACCTCGGGGTTCTTGTGCTTCCGCGAGGCCGTGCGGCAGATGGACGGGCGCAGCGGTCGGCTCGTCGGGATCGCCTCGCGCCAGGGCGCAGAGGGTGGCGTGGCCGAGCAGGCGGCCTACTCCGCCTCGAAGGCGGGCATCGTGCGCCTCGTCGAGTCGGTCGCGGCCGAGTACGCCGGGCAGGGCATCACGGCCGCCGCCGTCGCCCCGTCAACGATTCTCTTCGAAGGCGACAGCGGCGAAGGCGTCTCGGCGGAGCACGTCGCCGAACGGTGCGCGATGCTCTGCTCGGACGCAGGAGCCGAGCACAGCGGCGAGGTCCTCCGCGCCTACGGTGCGTAG
- a CDS encoding DUF4440 domain-containing protein, protein MPPRHFPALGWTLALAMLAQTACTEPDAEPVPSPPATAPAVEADSVRAVLDRQVTAWNAGSLRGFMEGYAQSETLRFASGGNVRTGWQTTLDSYERGYPDRAAMGTLRFDSLDVRLLAPTWSLVFGRWHLERAEDEPNGLFTLLLEKRPEGWRVVHDHTSSSD, encoded by the coding sequence ATGCCTCCTCGACATTTCCCTGCCCTGGGCTGGACGCTCGCCCTGGCCATGCTCGCGCAGACCGCCTGCACCGAGCCCGATGCGGAGCCCGTCCCGTCTCCCCCAGCCACTGCACCGGCAGTAGAGGCCGACTCCGTCCGCGCCGTGCTCGACCGCCAGGTGACGGCGTGGAACGCAGGCTCGCTGCGCGGCTTCATGGAGGGCTACGCGCAGAGCGAGACGCTCCGCTTCGCCTCCGGCGGCAACGTCCGCACCGGCTGGCAGACCACCCTCGACAGCTACGAGCGCGGCTACCCCGACCGCGCCGCGATGGGGACGCTCCGCTTCGACAGCCTCGACGTGCGCCTCCTCGCGCCGACCTGGTCGCTCGTCTTCGGACGCTGGCACCTGGAGCGCGCCGAGGACGAACCGAACGGCCTGTTCACCCTGCTGCTCGAAAAGCGCCCGGAAGGCTGGCGCGTCGTCCACGACCACACGTCTTCCAGTGACTGA